The genomic DNA GCTGTGTTCAATATTTGTTAGCAAACTTGTCAAAGAAATAATCTAGCCTTTGgaatcaatttgaaatttttttattgattttgcaaatttacACTTTATTTCCAATGTTCAAAACTTCATGCTGCCTTTCATGcatgcttttttttttatctggtttgtacatttgataaattattggtgaattttttatgtatttgaaaGCAAGATGTTTCCTACAGCTATTTACCTATTTAGCAATATACAATCTAGAATTCCAGACCCAGAGTTTGctgcattcaaatatttgaaatcaacttcatttatatataatatatatgatatgtgGGGTAAATTCTGGTGATTACTATAATAGGATGGGAGAAGTCGTCAGAagtctattacatttaatttatctacataaattttgttatattttgtgtaagttgTCCTCAGATCCCTTAAAAAGCattgcccgattctgaatcgtgttttttgtattcttgtattaatatttttttcggtGGGCGGGCGCGTACTTTtacgttttttaactttattttaagttatgctcgccttccaggtatctctgcattttgtttgtctgtccagtttttgtgttgtttttgtgtttatgtcagagtaccaaaataaatgattgattgattgattgaatatcagatactggtaagttaccgtaccgcaaTTGATTATCGGGGAATCGATATTTTCTTCTTATTTTAGCCTGGTACCGTAATGGAGAAGTGACtcggatcacttggtatttcaattcacgttgaaattggACGGAGAAGAAAAGATCATTAACACAGGACATGGAagatctatgacagtccctgtacggTTATTTGTACCCAAGTACTAGTAAGTCAGTTACCAGAGCCATGTAGCTGTTTCACTGTTCAGATTCGTGCAGGATACCGCACCGAAAGCGTAGGGTACCCTATGGTTTTTGGTGAAGTGATGATgatatatttcgttttattacaagtgtccatatatttgagcatagctctcttgtttagtTTAATAAATGTTTGCCTTGTTAAAAcaataatttgaaatgaaagcaaaaaattaaaaatcattgCTGCGTCCTCATCATAGACTGAAACGGGCAGGGAATAATATGGTTACATCACCAACAGGAACCCGTGAAACTATCGCCAATTCGAGCTAAAATGTTGAAAAACCGTAACTGATGATAGATCACGATTGTGGTGATATCATTGAGGTTAATGGATGCTATATGCGCTGCGATAGAACACAGCGGCAGTGCTCAGCCTCATACACGTACTGAGTGTTTCAGATTTGAGTACATGCTTCTTTATTAGGATGTACGACTTTTCTCAACATCATATACGATATTGGTAAACTGATACTGAATTCAGAAACAATCAAATCAAATTAGCCATTGAAAATCCGGCGCTACAGAAGTGTAgaggtaccgtaccggtaactgattttgtaagcctactttacatcaagttgtgtaaagagatgaaacctatgggtaggggtatattcacttggctaacgtagacagttcccgaactcgaaatagaactaaaataaggaaaatctgaataagaatatagcctaacctggtacacacactacgggaaaATCGTTCACAATCCTCGTTTTGGTCGATGTTGCCGATGGACTGAGAATTTCGTTGTGgtgtattttattgcaaatgttcacaaaacaatttaaaaagaTTGTGCATCATGGAATATGACTGAGAGGTGTCAGAAGCAAAAATGTCTGAAGTCGTCAATTGTACACGTTGAAAGGTTGCTTCACACTAAATCCTGCATTACGGGAGTTTTCTAGCCATGACGTAGACATCTACCCCATGGAGTAGAGGAAAACATTTTGCGTTTATAATATTCACTATTTCAAAACCATTCTTTTTATACAAAGATACGGCGTTGGATTGTTCCTCGCTTACGCGAAGAACAATGACTTTATACTTCATCAAATGAGCTTGACTGAGAGCGTGCTTCAACATCATGGTTCCTATTTTCTTGGATCTCCAGCCTTTCGATACTGATACACACTGTAACAAAATCGAAACGATTTCAATGTATAAAACGTGTTAAAAATGACCACTAAGCATCGCATTTCTTTACGATATAGTATTTGTAATCGACGTATTCTAGAAATCCAACCCAAATATATCGAAAGACAAAACCATGCTGTTTTCGACTTTAAAGATCAAAGCTGGGTAATTTCTTTCACATAAACACGCAGCTCCAACCAACGTGAAAAACATGGTATAGCACAAATTTTACTTCAATACATACTTGTCCATGAagtctatttcaattttgtcatgaagtcGGTTCTCAACATAAACATACTTGATTTAATAAatctgtgaaggccaaaacaatatatgctatcgataaattcctttcGCAATTTTGACTTTATAGAGACACCTGTCAGGCCCTAAGTTTCAAAGTCTTCAAACCTGTATGTAAATACGAATTTTCCAAACAACCAACTTCCAATGTTGGATGCAACTGTCCATGCTCAtgcaaaagttttgaaataaagtaCATCGGTGACATCATTTCCAAATCGTTTTATAAACCAAAGAAACtagatatttgaaatttattcgctaatagTCCATTTGGAAAATTTACGTATCAAGTTTAGTGGATGGAATCGTTTGAAATATTCGTAACTTCTGAAATATAACAGATGTATACGTTTAAAATTATAAGGCATTCTCTACAGTCTGGAACATGGTTGGCCATATTACAGCCCGCGCGCCGGATCCGGCACACCAACCAGCTTTTGTGAATATAAATCTCCGtcgaaaatatcgatgaaaaacACGTCATAATGAACCCGATTGTCacattttgctttttattattatataaacgttagcccaGTTGTTGGACTAGCTGTTGTATTTAGACTgctttttatttatagttttttatACTGAGTTTTGAGCCCCCGACCCAGTAATCAAaactattatctgtaactggcccactcagaaatGCAATAGCCCATCCCTGGTCTACAATATACATATACGCATTCCACTTACGCTCAGGGAAATTATAGTTCCAGTTTCAAACCAACGCTTTTCTAGATGATCCGCTTCGTGCAGAGCTACTGTTCCTACTTTTCTCCATTCACCATCTGTGAAAACCTCGGAAATCCAGAACCCCACATATGTCTTGTCTGCGTTGATAATGTCCCTTTCAAACTTTGTTATTACCGGCGCAAGGTAACGGTAAAACGAAACTGCATCTAATcgcaaaaataatgtaatacaAGTGACAACTATAATATTTATCGAGTAATCAATCTGTTAGTGTCAACATAGTTATATCTTCATAGCTTTTTATAACATGGTGTATAGTTGAAAATAAAACCAGAATCAAGATATCTGTATTTTTTACAACATGAAATTACCTCTTAATTAATTTGACAAATGATCTACAATACCAGCAAGACACAAGCAAAAACTATAGTTCACCAGGTTCAGTCAACAATCCGTTCGACACTCAAATTTataattcaacaatataaatcagtgcttcccaaactttttaagccgcgccccctttttggaatttgtcaagtctcgcgcccaccttaaaaataactagctaaccaTAAGATACAAATAatagatagtaaggcgaaagtatgttttattcaaaaaacacgttgaaaatgttACTATTctgctttattcatttcaagCACTGCATTCTTTCACTTTCtttttgcttcatttattatgttCGCTCAGGCGTGAATAATTTGCTATTGTGTTTTGTCTTCTGTTTTTACTGTTTGGGCAGCATGCTCATTATTAGTTTGTGGTTTTGTTAATCTGTATTAATCGATGTATTGACTTTGAACTGAGTTGTATTGTCAACTTTACATGGTAGCAGAGGAAAATGACTTCCAAACAAATACCACCACCAAGGTTTGGAGGCGGTACCAGCTATGCAGAATGGAAAAATAAGTTGGACATGTGGATTTCCATAACAGAAGTGCCAAAGGAAAAGCAGGCAATTTTGGTGCGTCTGCAGTCGCTTGATGGAAATAATAAAGCTGAGAAAGCTGTGTCAGAGTTAACTAGTGAACAGTTGAAAGCTGATGATGGGTTGGACAAACTTCTTGGAAATCTTGATGGTGCATTTCAGTCAGAGAAAACTGATGAGGCCTATTTAGCCTACACGCTATTTAGTAAATATCAGAAAAGTTCTGATATTTCAATGGTGGATTTTATCCTGGAGTTTGAACACCGGTATGCTAGACTTGTAAAATATGACATGAAGCTACCAGATACCATTCTGGCTTTTAAGATATTAGATGCTGCAGGCCTAACTGATCAACAGCGCCAAATGGTTCTTACTGTTGGAAGCGACTTGAAGTTCGAATCTATGAAATCAGCCTTAAAAAGGATTCTTTCAAAGCAAGATGGCGATGAAAAGAATTATGATTTTGATGAAGATGATGTTGCATCGAATATTAAAAAGGAAAATGCATTTGTGACTCGtgataccggtactggtaggccaaaatttaaaaaagaatttttcaaaGAGAGATCGAGATACGCCACCGGTAGTGGCGGAGGAGCAAAGCAGCGATACAAGCATCATGAATCGACAGTAAAAGCTCAACTGAATCCACGGGACAAATACGGAAATATATCTAGATGTGCAATTTGTGAATCAAAAATGCACTGGGCCAAACAATGTCCACATAAAAAGAATAAGTTTATTGTTCCGATGCAAGATGGTGTTTGCGAACAAATACAAATGGTTTTGATAACAGATGAAAATtcttcagatatttttgaagttgAAGCTGCCAAGGCTGCAATAGTAGATACTGCTTGCACGAAGACAGTAGCTGGTAAAAAATGGTTCAGGAATTATCTTGGGCTCTTAAACGAAAACTTGTCGAGCAGAGTTGAGATTTTTCCCTCAATGAAGAGATTTAAATTTGGAGATGGGAAAGAAATTCAAGCTGAGAAAAAGGCTATAATTCCTGTACAAATTGGCCGAACGTTGCTGAGAATGGAGGTTGAAATTGTGAATGAAGAAAACTTGCCATTGTTACTCAGCAAAAGCACACTAAAGCGTGCAGGCACTGTACTTGACATGCAGAACGATCGTGCGGTAATGCTCAAGCAAGATCTTAAGTTGCATTTATCTACCAATGGACATTATGCGGTAGATATACTGCCTAAAATGAAGGCAGAAGTTGGTTGTCGTAATGAAATCCTTGCATCAGAAATCACTGGGCATAAAGAATTTGGGAAAGCTGAAATTACAAAATTGCATAAACAGTTCGGCCATGCGTCACAAGACAAATTAAAGAAGCTCATTCAGAATGCAGGAAAATGGAATGCAGATCTTTCGAGCCTGATTGAAGAAACAGTCAGTGATTGTGAAATATGTAAAGTTTACAAAAAACCTTCGCCACGTCCAGTTGTAGAACTTTCATGGGCAAATGATTTTAATCAAACAGTGGCGGTCGATCTACATCAGCTAGGTTCTGATATGTGGTATTTGCATATGATTGATCACTTCACTCGATACAGTAGAGCTGCCATTgtgagaaataaattttcatcaacaaTTGTAAAGAAATTCATGCAAAATTGGATCAGCATTTTTGGAAGTCCGTCTCGTATTCTGAGTGACAACGGCGGAGAATTTGATTCTGAAGTGTTCAAAGATATGTGtggaaattttaatataacattCACGACGACAGCTGCATACTCACCGTGG from Styela clava chromosome 12, kaStyClav1.hap1.2, whole genome shotgun sequence includes the following:
- the LOC120329935 gene encoding uncharacterized protein LOC120329935 → MCSGFEWTVDGFDFRIRALEVDDIPEVRDMVTRCLYKMLFTAFEAIFVKNWRIQIVLSGLSVLLLNYFDYEVQYIAVFVSFQICLLTLPNAVSFYRYLAPVITKFERDIINADKTYVGFWISEVFTDGEWRKVGTVALHEADHLEKRWFETGTIISLSCVSVSKGWRSKKIGTMMLKHALSQAHLMKYKVIVLRVSEEQSNAVSLYKKNGFEIVNIINAKCFPLLHGVDVYVMARKLP